The following proteins are encoded in a genomic region of Vulpes vulpes isolate BD-2025 chromosome X, VulVul3, whole genome shotgun sequence:
- the FHL1 gene encoding four and a half LIM domains protein 1 isoform X4, producing MTEKFDCHYCRDSLQGKKYVQKDGHHCCLKCFDKFCANTCVECRKPIGADSKEVHYKNRYWHDTCFRCAKCLHPLANETFVAKDNKILCNKCTTREDSPKCKGCFKPIVAGDQNVEYKKTVWHKDCFTCSNCKQVIGTGSFFPKGEDFYCVTCHETKFAKHCVKCNKAITSGGITYQDQPWHAECFVCVTCSKKLAGQRFTAVEDQYYCVDCYKNFVAKKCAGCKNPITGFGKGSSVVAYEGQSWHDYCFHCKKCSMNLANKRFVFHEEQVYCPDCAKKL from the exons ATGACTGAAAAGTTCGACTGCCACTACTGCAGGGACTCCCTCCAGGGGAAGAAGTATGTGCAGAAGGACGGCCACCACTGCTGCCTGAAATGCTTTGACAAGTTCTGCGCCAATACCTGCGTAGAGTGCCGGAAGCCCATTGGGGCAGACTCCAAG GAGGTGCACTATAAGAACCGCTACTGGCATGACACGTGCTTCCGCTGCGCCAAGTGCCTTCACCCCTTGGCCAACGAGACCTTTGTGGCCAAGGACAACAAGATCCTGTGCAACAAGTGCACCACCCGGGAGGACTCACCCAAGTGCAAGGGGTGCTTCAAGCCAATCGTGGCAG GAGATCAAAACGTGGAGTACAAGAAGACCGTGTGGCACAAAGATTGCTTCACCTGCAGCAACTGCAAGCAAGTCATCGGGACTGGAAGCTTCTTCCCTAAAGGGGAGGACTTCTACTGCGTGACTTGCCATGAGACCAAATTTGCCAAGCACTGCGTGAAGTGCAACAAG GCCATCACATCTGGAGGAATCACTTACCAGGATCAGCCCTGGCATGCCGAGTGCTTTGTGTGTGTTACCTGCTCTAAGAAGCTGGCTGGGCAGCGTTTCACCGCTGTGGAGGACCAGTATTACTGCGTGGATTGCTACAAGAACTTTGTGGCCAAGAAGTGTGCTGGATGCAAGAACCCCATCACTG GGTTTGGTAAAGGCTCCAGTGTGGTGGCCTATGAAGGACAATCCTGGCACGACTACTGCTTCCACTGCAAAAAATGCTCCATGAATCTGGCCAACAAGCGCTTTGTTTTCCATGAGGAGCAAGTGTATTGCCCCGACTGTGCCAAAAAGCTGTAA
- the FHL1 gene encoding four and a half LIM domains protein 1 isoform X1 codes for MASHRHSGPSSYKVGTMTEKFDCHYCRDSLQGKKYVQKDGHHCCLKCFDKFCANTCVECRKPIGADSKEVHYKNRYWHDTCFRCAKCLHPLANETFVAKDNKILCNKCTTREDSPKCKGCFKPIVAGDQNVEYKKTVWHKDCFTCSNCKQVIGTGSFFPKGEDFYCVTCHETKFAKHCVKCNKAITSGGITYQDQPWHAECFVCVTCSKKLAGQRFTAVEDQYYCVDCYKNFVAKKCAGCKNPITGKRTVSRVSHPVSKARKPPVCHGKRLPLTLFPSANLRGRHPGGERTCPSWVVVLYRKNRSLAAPRGPGLVKAPVWWPMKDNPGTTTASTAKNAP; via the exons ATGGCTTCCCATAGACACTCAG GTCCCTCCAGCTACAAGGTGGGCACCATGACTGAAAAGTTCGACTGCCACTACTGCAGGGACTCCCTCCAGGGGAAGAAGTATGTGCAGAAGGACGGCCACCACTGCTGCCTGAAATGCTTTGACAAGTTCTGCGCCAATACCTGCGTAGAGTGCCGGAAGCCCATTGGGGCAGACTCCAAG GAGGTGCACTATAAGAACCGCTACTGGCATGACACGTGCTTCCGCTGCGCCAAGTGCCTTCACCCCTTGGCCAACGAGACCTTTGTGGCCAAGGACAACAAGATCCTGTGCAACAAGTGCACCACCCGGGAGGACTCACCCAAGTGCAAGGGGTGCTTCAAGCCAATCGTGGCAG GAGATCAAAACGTGGAGTACAAGAAGACCGTGTGGCACAAAGATTGCTTCACCTGCAGCAACTGCAAGCAAGTCATCGGGACTGGAAGCTTCTTCCCTAAAGGGGAGGACTTCTACTGCGTGACTTGCCATGAGACCAAATTTGCCAAGCACTGCGTGAAGTGCAACAAG GCCATCACATCTGGAGGAATCACTTACCAGGATCAGCCCTGGCATGCCGAGTGCTTTGTGTGTGTTACCTGCTCTAAGAAGCTGGCTGGGCAGCGTTTCACCGCTGTGGAGGACCAGTATTACTGCGTGGATTGCTACAAGAACTTTGTGGCCAAGAAGTGTGCTGGATGCAAGAACCCCATCACTG GGAAAAGGACTGTGTCAagagtgagccacccagtctcTAAAGCTAGGAAGCCCCCAGTGTGCCACGGGAAACGCTTGCCTCTCACCCTGTTTCCCAGCGCCAACCTCCGGGGCAGGCATCCGGGTGGAGAGAGGACTTGTCCCTCGTGGGTGGTGGTTCTTTATAGAAAAAATCGAAGCTTAGCAGCTCCTCGAGGCCCG GGTTTGGTAAAGGCTCCAGTGTGGTGGCCTATGAAGGACAATCCTGGCACGACTACTGCTTCCACTGCAAAAAATGCTCCATGA
- the FHL1 gene encoding four and a half LIM domains protein 1 isoform X2, whose protein sequence is MTEKFDCHYCRDSLQGKKYVQKDGHHCCLKCFDKFCANTCVECRKPIGADSKEVHYKNRYWHDTCFRCAKCLHPLANETFVAKDNKILCNKCTTREDSPKCKGCFKPIVAGDQNVEYKKTVWHKDCFTCSNCKQVIGTGSFFPKGEDFYCVTCHETKFAKHCVKCNKAITSGGITYQDQPWHAECFVCVTCSKKLAGQRFTAVEDQYYCVDCYKNFVAKKCAGCKNPITGKRTVSRVSHPVSKARKPPVCHGKRLPLTLFPSANLRGRHPGGERTCPSWVVVLYRKNRSLAAPRGPGLVKAPVWWPMKDNPGTTTASTAKNAP, encoded by the exons ATGACTGAAAAGTTCGACTGCCACTACTGCAGGGACTCCCTCCAGGGGAAGAAGTATGTGCAGAAGGACGGCCACCACTGCTGCCTGAAATGCTTTGACAAGTTCTGCGCCAATACCTGCGTAGAGTGCCGGAAGCCCATTGGGGCAGACTCCAAG GAGGTGCACTATAAGAACCGCTACTGGCATGACACGTGCTTCCGCTGCGCCAAGTGCCTTCACCCCTTGGCCAACGAGACCTTTGTGGCCAAGGACAACAAGATCCTGTGCAACAAGTGCACCACCCGGGAGGACTCACCCAAGTGCAAGGGGTGCTTCAAGCCAATCGTGGCAG GAGATCAAAACGTGGAGTACAAGAAGACCGTGTGGCACAAAGATTGCTTCACCTGCAGCAACTGCAAGCAAGTCATCGGGACTGGAAGCTTCTTCCCTAAAGGGGAGGACTTCTACTGCGTGACTTGCCATGAGACCAAATTTGCCAAGCACTGCGTGAAGTGCAACAAG GCCATCACATCTGGAGGAATCACTTACCAGGATCAGCCCTGGCATGCCGAGTGCTTTGTGTGTGTTACCTGCTCTAAGAAGCTGGCTGGGCAGCGTTTCACCGCTGTGGAGGACCAGTATTACTGCGTGGATTGCTACAAGAACTTTGTGGCCAAGAAGTGTGCTGGATGCAAGAACCCCATCACTG GGAAAAGGACTGTGTCAagagtgagccacccagtctcTAAAGCTAGGAAGCCCCCAGTGTGCCACGGGAAACGCTTGCCTCTCACCCTGTTTCCCAGCGCCAACCTCCGGGGCAGGCATCCGGGTGGAGAGAGGACTTGTCCCTCGTGGGTGGTGGTTCTTTATAGAAAAAATCGAAGCTTAGCAGCTCCTCGAGGCCCG GGTTTGGTAAAGGCTCCAGTGTGGTGGCCTATGAAGGACAATCCTGGCACGACTACTGCTTCCACTGCAAAAAATGCTCCATGA
- the FHL1 gene encoding four and a half LIM domains protein 1 isoform X3: MASHRHSGPSSYKVGTMTEKFDCHYCRDSLQGKKYVQKDGHHCCLKCFDKFCANTCVECRKPIGADSKEVHYKNRYWHDTCFRCAKCLHPLANETFVAKDNKILCNKCTTREDSPKCKGCFKPIVAGDQNVEYKKTVWHKDCFTCSNCKQVIGTGSFFPKGEDFYCVTCHETKFAKHCVKCNKAITSGGITYQDQPWHAECFVCVTCSKKLAGQRFTAVEDQYYCVDCYKNFVAKKCAGCKNPITGFGKGSSVVAYEGQSWHDYCFHCKKCSMNLANKRFVFHEEQVYCPDCAKKL, encoded by the exons ATGGCTTCCCATAGACACTCAG GTCCCTCCAGCTACAAGGTGGGCACCATGACTGAAAAGTTCGACTGCCACTACTGCAGGGACTCCCTCCAGGGGAAGAAGTATGTGCAGAAGGACGGCCACCACTGCTGCCTGAAATGCTTTGACAAGTTCTGCGCCAATACCTGCGTAGAGTGCCGGAAGCCCATTGGGGCAGACTCCAAG GAGGTGCACTATAAGAACCGCTACTGGCATGACACGTGCTTCCGCTGCGCCAAGTGCCTTCACCCCTTGGCCAACGAGACCTTTGTGGCCAAGGACAACAAGATCCTGTGCAACAAGTGCACCACCCGGGAGGACTCACCCAAGTGCAAGGGGTGCTTCAAGCCAATCGTGGCAG GAGATCAAAACGTGGAGTACAAGAAGACCGTGTGGCACAAAGATTGCTTCACCTGCAGCAACTGCAAGCAAGTCATCGGGACTGGAAGCTTCTTCCCTAAAGGGGAGGACTTCTACTGCGTGACTTGCCATGAGACCAAATTTGCCAAGCACTGCGTGAAGTGCAACAAG GCCATCACATCTGGAGGAATCACTTACCAGGATCAGCCCTGGCATGCCGAGTGCTTTGTGTGTGTTACCTGCTCTAAGAAGCTGGCTGGGCAGCGTTTCACCGCTGTGGAGGACCAGTATTACTGCGTGGATTGCTACAAGAACTTTGTGGCCAAGAAGTGTGCTGGATGCAAGAACCCCATCACTG GGTTTGGTAAAGGCTCCAGTGTGGTGGCCTATGAAGGACAATCCTGGCACGACTACTGCTTCCACTGCAAAAAATGCTCCATGAATCTGGCCAACAAGCGCTTTGTTTTCCATGAGGAGCAAGTGTATTGCCCCGACTGTGCCAAAAAGCTGTAA